From the Primulina tabacum isolate GXHZ01 chromosome 3, ASM2559414v2, whole genome shotgun sequence genome, one window contains:
- the LOC142540627 gene encoding transcription termination factor MTERF4, chloroplastic-like: MKIISYMSIAKPPFLLVHSVTFNQTQLNFVSSLAISNYSAQRCGLLMRSNTSVAGRALPLKALHLSSSREDKLKKEVNPTSFYTHPSLLQMKNERKANRAHVYEFLRGIGIIPDELDGLELPVSAEVMKERVNFLQNLGLSIEDINNYPLVLGCSVKKNMIPVLDYLGKLGVRKSTFTEFLRRYPQVLHASVVVDLAPVVKYLQGMDIKPNDIPRVLERYPEVLGFKLEGTMSTSVAYLVGIGVARREIGRVLTTYPEILGMRVGRVIKPFVEYLESMGIPSLAVARLIEKSPHILGFELNERVKSNIKLLLEYNVSQKSLASVIAQYPEIMGIDLETKLLSQQSFLNTIFGLGPKDFGRVIEKMPQIVSLSDKAIVRHANFLKECKFSLEQVKTMVVGCPQLLALNLDIMGLNFEFFESTMNRPLDDLVSFPAYFTYGLASTIKPRHKMIASKGLKCSLSWLLNCSDEKFEERMSYDSFDIEEIEPESSSFDLNTLMQPVSEDSDSDYEDDSVDDYEDEYIKH, encoded by the coding sequence ATGAAGATAATTAGCTATATGAGCATTGCAAAACCCCCATTTTTGCTGGTGCACTCCGTTACATTTAACCAAACCCAGTTGAATTTTGTTTCATCTCTTGCAATTTCAAACTATTCTGCCCAGAGATGTGGATTGTTGATGAGGTCAAACACCTCTGTAGCTGGTAGAGCACTTCCACTAAAGGCCTTACATTTATCTTCCTCCAGGGAGGACAAACTCAAGAAAGAAGTTAATCCCACTTCGTTCTATACACATCCTAGTTTATTGCAGATGAAGAATGAGAGGAAAGCCAATCGCGCCCATGTTTACGAATTTTTGAGGGGCATCGGGATTATACCTGATGAGCTTGATGGATTAGAACTTCCTGTTTCCGCTGAGGTCATGAAAGAACGTGTGAACTTCCTTCAGAATTTAGGGCTTTCGATCGAAGACATTAACAATTACCCTCTTGTCCTTGGCTGCAGTGTAAAGAAAAACATGATTCCAGTACTAGATTACCTTGGAAAATTGGGCGTACGAAAATCTACTTTCACAGAGTTTCTGCGTCGGTACCCACAAGTCCTCCATGCTAGTGTTGTTGTTGACCTTGCACCAGTTGTCAAGTATCTGCAAGGTATGGACATTAAGCCTAATGACATTCCCCGAGTGTTGGAGAGGTATCCAGAAGTTCTGGGGTTTAAACTTGAGGGCACCATGAGTACTTCCGTGGCTTATTTGGTTGGAATTGGAGTAGCCAGGCGAGAGATTGGTCGGGTGCTAACTACTTATCCGGAGATATTGGGCATGCGAGTGGGACGTGTTATCAAACCATTCGTTGAATACTTGGAAAGCATGGGAATACCAAGCTTAGCTGTCGCTAGATTAATCGAGAAAAGCCCACACATTCTTGGCTTTGAACTTAATGAGCGGGTGAAATCAAACATAAAACTCCTTTTAGAATATAATGTTAGCCAAAAGTCCCTTGCTAGTGTGATCGCTCAATATCCTGAAATCATGGGAATTGACCTTGAAACAAAACTTCTTAGCCAACAGAGCTTTCTCAACACGATTTTTGGATTGGGTCCCAAAGATTTTGGAAGAGTCATAGAGAAGATGCCGCAGATTGTCAGCCTAAGCGACAAAGCAATAGTGAGGCATGCAAATTTCCTGAAAGAATGCAAATTCTCCTTAGAACAAGTGAAAACGATGGTTGTTGGGTGTCCACAGTTGTTGGCCTTGAATCTCGACATCATGGGACTTAATTTTGAGTTCTTTGAATCCACTATGAACAGGCCACTGGATGATTTGGTTTCTTTCCCAGCTTACTTCACGTATGGACTTGCTTCAACAATTAAGCCTAGACATAAGATGATCGCAAGTAAGGGATTAAAGTGCTCTCTTTCTTGGCTTCTGAATTGTTCAGACGAGAAATTCGAAGAAAGGATGAGCTATGATTCATTTGACATCGAAGAGATAGAACCCGAATCTTCTTCATTCGACCTCAATACTCTGATGCAACCCGTCAGTGAAGACTCGGATTC